A region from the Acyrthosiphon pisum isolate AL4f chromosome A1, pea_aphid_22Mar2018_4r6ur, whole genome shotgun sequence genome encodes:
- the LOC100160753 gene encoding UNC93-like protein MFSD11, whose protein sequence is MDKRLMNISILGLGFMFVFTSFFTVSNIEKTVLKSIEKDDPSFTGDGYTSLCIIYGVFALCNWLAPAIIGAIGSRKSIYLGSTCYVLFLTPFLWPSNFLLYTTSVLLGFGASIIWTGQGTYLTMNSDSSTISRNSGIFWAMSKISICIGNVFMILMLRDKAGLNESTRKLVFTVLAVVCGFGTLILMVLRPSVDADGKENEVNLQKPISVIPKQMLGDSMRLLMTKDMLLLSTLFMFIGLHVSFYSGVYSSCIAFTKSLGTNTNQLLGYTGILVGVGEVTGGLLCSVLGKRSERSNSKRIGLSRSTVIIISFFINIVAYGLIFVNLPNDSPFGDTYSKSIIKPNQHMAVFCGFLLGLGDSGFTTQIYNIIGVKYSNNSASVTSLFMFMQASSAAISFFYSNQFGIYIQLIILAIVMTIGTLSFLKVDKCITV, encoded by the exons atggaCAAGAGACTAATGAATATCAGCATATTAGGCTTAGgttttatgtttgtatttacATCATTTTTTACCGTGAGCAATATCGAG AAAACAGTATTAAAAAGTATCGAAAAAGACGATCCCTCATTTACCGGCGACGGGTACACGAGTCTGTGTATCATATATGGTGTGTTTGCCTTGTGCAACTGGTTGGCACCAGCAATAATTGGCGCTATTGGCAGCCGAAAATCTATTTACTTGGGATCGACATGTTACGT ATTGTTTTTGACGCCGTTCCTCTGGCCGTCCAATTTTTTGCTGTACACCACGTCTGTGTTGCTGGGTTTCGGTGCGTCGATTATTTGGACTGGACAAGGCACATACCTGACCATGAATTCGGATTCGTCGACCATATCCAGGAATTCGGGAATATTTTGGGCCATGTCTAAAATAAg CATATGCATTGGAAacgtttttatgatattaatgctCCGTGACAAAGCTGGGCTGAACGAATCCACCAGAAAGCTGGTGTTCACCGTACTGGCAGTGGTGTGTGGTTTTGGCACGCTTATATTGATGGTCTTGCGTCCGTCCGTGGACGCCGATGGCAAGGAAAACGAAGTGAACTTACAAAAACCAATCAGCGTGATTCCGAAACAAATGTTGGGGGATTCGATGAGGCTTTTGATGACAAAAGATATGCTCTTGTTAAGCACATTGTTCATGTTCATCG GTTTGCACGTATCGTTTTACAGTGGCGTGTACAGTTCATGCATCGCGTTCACAAAGTCTTTAGGCACTAACACCAATCAACTGTTGGGCTATACGGGAATATTGGTCGGGGTCGGCGAAGTCACAG GTGGTTTGCTATGCAGCGTTTTGGGTAAAAGGTCTGAGAGATCCAATTCAAAACGCATTGGGCTAAGTCGTTCGACCGTGATAATTATCAGTTTTTTCATCAACATCGTAGCGTACGGTTTGATCTTTGTCAATCTACCAAATGATTCTCCATTCGGCGATACTTACTCCAAATCTATTATCAAACCTaa tcaACACATGGCCGTATTTTGTGGGTTCCTCTTGGGTTTAGGAGACAGTGGGTTCACCACgcaaatatacaacataatcGGAGTGAAATACTCGAATAACAGTGCTTCCGTCACGTCATTATTCATGTTTATGCAG GCATCGTCAGCAGCCATTAGCTTCTTTTACAGCAATCAGTTTGGAATCTACATACAACTAATCATATTGGCCATAGTAATGACCATTGGCACTTTATCGTTTCTCAAAGTAGACAAATGTATTACCgtttag